A single window of Mycolicibacterium aurum DNA harbors:
- a CDS encoding MaoC family dehydratase: MKKFEDLAEFVAAEGTQLGPTEWLEITQDRVNLFADATDDHQWIHVDPERAAKGPFGGTIAHGLLTLSLLPHFTHQLYSVDNVAMAINYGYNKVRFITPVRVGAKLRARAEIASVTQLDNAVQATLATTVEIEGSDKPAAVAESIVRFLG; encoded by the coding sequence GTGAAGAAGTTCGAGGATCTCGCCGAATTCGTCGCGGCCGAAGGCACGCAACTGGGCCCGACCGAGTGGTTGGAGATCACCCAGGACCGGGTGAATCTCTTTGCTGATGCGACCGACGATCACCAATGGATCCACGTCGATCCCGAGCGAGCTGCCAAGGGACCGTTCGGCGGGACGATCGCGCACGGTCTGCTCACGCTTTCGCTGCTTCCGCATTTCACGCACCAGCTCTACTCGGTCGACAACGTGGCAATGGCAATCAACTACGGCTACAACAAGGTCCGTTTCATCACGCCGGTCCGGGTCGGCGCGAAGCTGCGGGCGCGGGCGGAGATCGCCTCGGTGACTCAGCTCGACAACGCGGTGCAGGCGACATTGGCCACGACGGTGGAGATCGAAGGCTCCGACAAGCCCGCGGCGGTGGCCGAGTCGATCGTGCGTTTTCTCGGCTGA
- a CDS encoding acyl-CoA dehydrogenase family protein translates to MTTSDVSDEDFREILAQTRQFVRTAVVPREQEILTEDRVPDDLRDQVKDMGLFGYAIPQEFGGLGLNLVQDVELAMELGYTSLALRSMFGTNNGIAGQVLVGYGTDDQKSTWLEGIASGDVVASFALTEPGAGSNPSGLRTKAVRDGSADNADWIINGQKQYITNAPTADLFVTFARTRPADDKGAGIAVFLVAADTPGVKVGPKDKKMGQEGAWTADVTFTDVRVPAGALVGGSVDIGYRAAMTSLARGRVHIAALAVGTAQRALDESVAYAATATQGGTPIGEFQLVQAMIADQQTGVLAGRALVRETAHKWISDEDRRIAPSAAKLFCTEMAGKVADLAVQIHGGSGYMREVAVERIYRDVRLLRLYEGTSEIQRLIIGGGLVKAQRKAMR, encoded by the coding sequence ATGACCACATCCGACGTCAGCGACGAGGACTTCCGGGAGATCCTGGCGCAGACCCGTCAGTTCGTCCGCACCGCGGTGGTGCCACGCGAGCAGGAGATCCTCACCGAGGACCGGGTCCCCGACGACCTCCGCGACCAGGTAAAAGACATGGGGCTGTTCGGCTATGCGATCCCGCAGGAATTCGGCGGACTCGGACTGAACCTGGTGCAGGATGTCGAACTCGCGATGGAACTCGGTTACACGTCGCTGGCACTGCGGTCCATGTTCGGCACCAACAACGGCATCGCCGGTCAGGTCCTCGTCGGGTACGGCACCGATGACCAGAAGTCGACGTGGCTGGAGGGGATCGCGTCGGGTGACGTGGTGGCGTCGTTCGCCCTCACCGAACCGGGAGCCGGCTCCAATCCGTCCGGCCTTCGCACGAAAGCCGTCCGCGACGGCTCCGCCGACAACGCTGACTGGATCATCAACGGGCAGAAGCAGTACATCACCAACGCGCCCACCGCCGATCTGTTCGTGACGTTCGCCAGGACCAGGCCCGCCGACGACAAAGGTGCAGGCATCGCCGTGTTCCTGGTGGCCGCCGATACGCCCGGCGTCAAGGTCGGCCCGAAGGACAAGAAGATGGGCCAGGAAGGTGCGTGGACCGCCGACGTCACGTTCACCGACGTGCGCGTTCCGGCCGGTGCGCTCGTCGGGGGCAGCGTCGACATCGGTTACCGCGCGGCCATGACGTCACTGGCGCGCGGGCGCGTGCACATCGCCGCGCTGGCCGTCGGGACCGCGCAACGCGCACTCGATGAGTCTGTGGCCTATGCCGCCACCGCGACGCAGGGCGGCACACCCATCGGCGAGTTTCAGCTCGTGCAGGCGATGATCGCCGATCAGCAGACCGGCGTTCTCGCCGGCCGGGCGTTGGTTCGCGAGACCGCGCACAAGTGGATCAGCGACGAGGACCGCAGGATCGCCCCGTCGGCAGCCAAACTGTTCTGCACCGAAATGGCAGGCAAGGTCGCCGATCTCGCGGTACAGATCCACGGCGGCAGCGGGTACATGCGTGAGGTTGCGGTGGAGCGAATCTACCGGGACGTACGCCTGCTGCGACTGTACGAGGGCACCAGTGAGATTCAGCGGTTGATCATCGGAGGGGGACTCGTGAAGGCCCAGCGGAAGGCAATGCGATGA
- the fabG gene encoding 3-oxoacyl-ACP reductase FabG, with amino-acid sequence MSLLTGQIAVITGGAQGLGLAIAQRFVDEGARVVLGDMNLDATRAAADKLGGDAVARAVRCDVTDSGDVDALIAAAVDGFGGLDIMVNNAGITRDATMRKMSEDDFDQVIAVHLKGTWNGLRAAAAVMRENKRGAIVNMSSISGKVGMVGQTNYSAAKAGIVGMTKAASKELAYLGVRVNAIQPGLIRSAMTEAMPQRIWDSKVAEVPMGRAGEPDEVANVALFLASDMSSYMTGTVLEVTGGRHL; translated from the coding sequence ATGTCATTGCTGACTGGACAGATCGCCGTGATCACCGGGGGAGCGCAGGGCCTGGGCCTCGCGATCGCACAGCGCTTCGTCGACGAAGGCGCGCGAGTGGTGCTCGGCGACATGAACCTCGACGCGACCCGGGCTGCCGCCGACAAGCTCGGCGGCGACGCGGTGGCGCGCGCGGTGCGGTGCGACGTGACCGACTCCGGGGACGTCGATGCGCTCATCGCCGCCGCGGTGGACGGCTTCGGCGGCCTCGACATCATGGTCAACAACGCGGGCATCACGCGCGACGCGACGATGCGCAAGATGAGCGAAGACGATTTCGATCAGGTGATCGCCGTGCATCTGAAGGGCACCTGGAACGGCCTGCGGGCGGCCGCCGCGGTCATGCGCGAGAACAAGCGCGGCGCGATCGTGAACATGTCGTCGATCTCGGGAAAGGTCGGCATGGTCGGTCAGACCAACTACTCGGCCGCCAAGGCCGGCATCGTCGGAATGACCAAGGCCGCGTCCAAAGAGCTCGCGTATCTGGGAGTCAGGGTCAACGCGATCCAGCCCGGGCTCATCCGGTCCGCAATGACCGAGGCTATGCCGCAACGTATTTGGGATTCCAAGGTCGCCGAGGTCCCGATGGGGCGCGCCGGTGAACCCGACGAGGTCGCCAACGTTGCCCTGTTCCTGGCCTCGGATATGTCCTCGTACATGACGGGCACCGTCCTCGAAGTCACCGGGGGACGGCATCTGTGA
- a CDS encoding mycofactocin-coupled SDR family oxidoreductase, translated as MTGRLDGRVAFITGAARGQGRAHAVRMANEGADIIAVDIAGPLPPCVRYDPATPDDLAETVKLVEETGRRIVASTVDTRDSEGLCAAVESGVTKFGRLDIIVANAGVAAPQVWDQIRPEDFRDVMDINVTGTWNTVMAGAQKIIDGARGGSIILISSAAGVKLQPFMIHYTASKHAVTGMARAFAAELGKHSIRVNSVHPGPVLTPMGSGDMVAAVAATMETNPQLQHMMTPFLPTWALEPEDIADTVCWLASDEAKYITASAISVDQGSTQY; from the coding sequence ATGACGGGTCGCCTGGACGGCCGGGTCGCGTTCATCACCGGAGCGGCGCGCGGGCAGGGCCGCGCCCATGCGGTGAGGATGGCCAATGAGGGCGCCGACATCATCGCCGTCGACATTGCAGGGCCGCTGCCGCCGTGCGTGCGCTACGACCCGGCGACTCCCGACGACCTTGCCGAGACCGTGAAGCTCGTCGAGGAGACCGGTCGCCGCATCGTGGCGTCGACGGTCGACACCCGCGACAGCGAAGGGCTTTGCGCCGCAGTCGAATCCGGCGTGACCAAGTTCGGCCGACTGGACATCATCGTCGCCAACGCCGGTGTCGCCGCGCCCCAGGTCTGGGATCAGATTCGGCCCGAGGACTTCCGCGACGTGATGGACATCAACGTGACAGGCACGTGGAACACGGTGATGGCCGGCGCGCAGAAGATCATCGACGGGGCCCGCGGCGGCTCGATCATCCTGATCAGTTCCGCTGCAGGAGTCAAGTTGCAGCCCTTTATGATTCACTACACGGCCAGCAAGCATGCGGTGACCGGCATGGCGCGCGCATTCGCCGCCGAGCTGGGCAAGCACTCGATCCGCGTCAACAGCGTCCACCCGGGCCCGGTGCTCACCCCCATGGGCAGCGGCGACATGGTGGCGGCGGTCGCCGCCACGATGGAGACCAACCCACAGCTGCAGCACATGATGACGCCGTTTCTGCCCACCTGGGCGCTGGAACCGGAGGACATCGCCGACACTGTGTGCTGGCTGGCCAGCGACGAGGCGAAATATATTACCGCGAGTGCGATTTCGGTCGATCAGGGCTCAACTCAGTACTGA
- a CDS encoding alpha/beta hydrolase yields MTRIEAGFVSGDDPCSAWHFEADGDQRPVVVMAHGFGGTKDSGLEPFAQRFTAAGLDVFAFDYRGFGASGGQPRQSLSVRRQIEDYHAAVEAARTLDGVDAERIALWGASFSGGHVLRVAAERDDVRAVVALTPLTSGMAVSRAAMASRNIVTSLRWTLTGVKSRIAVGRGAAPITMPLVSPVGEAGALALEGAYESYSAMAGPTWRNEIDCSIGLEVVGIRTTAAAKKLRCPLLVQIADFDRYVPADAVAATAAHGRAQVHHYPCDHFDVWPGNDWFDKTASDQVAFLERTLLGSVLS; encoded by the coding sequence ATGACGCGTATCGAGGCCGGCTTCGTCAGCGGTGACGACCCCTGCAGCGCATGGCATTTCGAGGCCGATGGGGATCAGCGGCCGGTGGTCGTGATGGCGCACGGCTTCGGCGGGACCAAGGACTCCGGGCTGGAACCGTTCGCGCAACGCTTCACCGCCGCCGGGCTGGACGTGTTCGCGTTCGACTACCGCGGCTTCGGCGCGTCGGGCGGGCAGCCGCGCCAGTCGCTGTCGGTGCGGCGGCAGATCGAGGACTACCACGCGGCGGTCGAGGCGGCCAGGACGTTGGACGGGGTCGATGCCGAGCGGATCGCGCTGTGGGGCGCGTCGTTCTCGGGCGGCCACGTGCTGCGGGTGGCCGCCGAACGGGACGACGTCCGTGCCGTGGTCGCGCTGACGCCGCTGACCAGCGGGATGGCGGTGAGCCGCGCGGCGATGGCGTCACGCAACATCGTCACGTCGTTGCGCTGGACCCTGACCGGCGTGAAGAGCCGGATCGCGGTCGGCCGCGGGGCCGCCCCCATCACGATGCCGCTGGTGTCGCCGGTCGGCGAGGCGGGTGCCCTCGCGCTGGAGGGCGCTTATGAGAGCTATTCCGCGATGGCCGGACCGACATGGCGCAACGAGATCGACTGTTCCATCGGACTCGAAGTGGTCGGAATACGCACCACCGCGGCGGCCAAGAAGCTGCGCTGCCCGCTGCTGGTGCAGATCGCCGACTTCGACCGGTACGTGCCCGCCGACGCCGTTGCGGCGACGGCGGCGCACGGCAGAGCCCAGGTGCACCACTATCCGTGCGACCACTTCGACGTCTGGCCGGGTAACGACTGGTTCGACAAGACAGCGAGCGATCAGGTTGCGTTCCTCGAAAGGACGTTGCTCGGCTCAGTACTGAGTTGA
- a CDS encoding flavin-containing monooxygenase, producing MLKDYGVRYTTFETSDRVGGNWAFGNPNGRSSAYRSLHIDTSKHRLSFKDFPMPEHYPTFPHHSQVKSYLDEYADVFGLRDHIEFGNGVVHAARNADGGWCIRDQAGAERHADLLVVANGHHWDPRQPEFLGSFTGQSMHSHSYIDPSTPLDLSGRRILVVGIGNSAADITVELSSKALRNEVTLSTRSSAWIVPKYIAGRPGDTLFQTSPYLPLRWQRKALQLVAPMLGTDPTSYGLPPADHKLFEAHPTQSVELPLRLGSGDVTAKPNIARLDGHTVHFVDGTSGEFDVIIYATGYNITFPFFDPDFISAPDNAIRLYKRIFKPGIDDLAFVGFAQAVPTLFPFVECQARLVAAYAVGRYALPPVDEMEKTIDADQQLHAGHCTDRPRHTQQVDYFIYDHDLRKREIPAGIQRTRRAAGISR from the coding sequence ATGCTCAAGGACTACGGCGTCCGCTACACCACCTTCGAAACGTCGGATCGCGTCGGCGGTAACTGGGCATTCGGCAATCCCAACGGACGTAGCAGCGCCTACCGGTCACTGCATATCGACACGTCCAAACATCGACTGTCCTTCAAGGACTTTCCGATGCCCGAGCACTATCCGACGTTTCCGCATCATTCGCAGGTCAAGTCTTACCTCGACGAGTACGCCGACGTCTTCGGGTTGCGCGACCACATCGAGTTCGGCAACGGGGTGGTGCACGCCGCCAGGAACGCCGACGGTGGCTGGTGCATCCGCGACCAGGCCGGCGCCGAGCGGCACGCCGATCTACTGGTGGTCGCCAACGGCCATCACTGGGATCCGCGCCAGCCGGAGTTTCTCGGCTCGTTCACCGGCCAGTCGATGCACTCACACTCCTACATCGATCCGTCGACGCCGCTGGACCTGAGCGGCCGGCGCATCCTCGTGGTCGGGATCGGCAACAGTGCCGCCGACATCACGGTCGAGCTGTCGTCGAAGGCATTGCGGAACGAGGTGACTCTCTCGACGCGATCCTCGGCCTGGATCGTCCCGAAGTACATCGCGGGCCGACCCGGCGACACGTTGTTCCAGACGTCGCCCTACCTCCCCCTGCGCTGGCAGCGCAAGGCGCTACAGCTGGTCGCGCCGATGCTGGGAACCGATCCGACCAGCTACGGCCTGCCGCCCGCGGACCACAAGTTGTTCGAGGCACACCCGACACAGTCGGTGGAGTTGCCGTTGCGGCTCGGCTCGGGCGATGTCACGGCCAAACCCAACATCGCCCGTCTGGACGGGCACACCGTGCACTTCGTCGACGGAACCAGCGGCGAGTTCGACGTCATCATCTACGCCACGGGCTACAACATCACCTTCCCGTTCTTCGATCCCGACTTCATCAGCGCACCCGACAACGCGATCCGGCTCTACAAGCGGATCTTCAAGCCGGGCATCGATGACCTCGCCTTCGTCGGCTTCGCCCAGGCGGTCCCGACACTGTTCCCGTTCGTCGAGTGCCAGGCCCGGCTCGTGGCGGCGTATGCGGTCGGGCGCTACGCGCTTCCCCCGGTCGACGAGATGGAGAAGACCATCGACGCCGATCAGCAGCTGCACGCCGGACACTGCACCGACCGCCCGCGCCACACCCAGCAGGTGGATTACTTCATCTATGACCATGATCTGCGCAAGCGTGAGATTCCCGCAGGCATCCAGAGGACGCGCCGTGCGGCCGGGATCAGCCGATGA
- a CDS encoding Rv1355c family protein, with amino-acid sequence MTFEHFDARADSVTELADAESACSAVILDPAEPKGRQALDALRDDPRIEFLDRTVEQLATLAGLQPAPTTDVTDEPPRWAYYPWRRSVVGILGPRAYRRVRTDRNRNLITTEEQEKLGRLRIGVVGLSVGHAVAHTLVMQGLCGELRLADFDDLELSNLNRVPATVFDLGHNKALTTARRIAEIDPYVSVRVLHSGVTRDTVDEFLDGLDVVVEECDSLDVKALIRERARARRLPVVMASSDRGLIDVERFDLDPERPIFHGLLGELDAAGLAGLDSREKIPHVLRIIDGGNLSARGAASLVEVGQTLSTWPQLAGDVLVGAATVAEAVRRIGLGEPLSSGRTRLDTAAALSGLTDPAERPPAPGWDPPADAPAPPGDAVHAVALAASRAPSGGNMQPWHIGWTATAVTVRLAPEYRSTIDVGLRGSAVAVGAAAFNAQVAAAAHHVLGRTEFSETEPGSPLSAVIELGDGTDESLASLFPILGDRETNRRMGTPSRLPARTVEDLLRAAQHEGAGLQLLADDVVLDQAGVLLAETDRIRYLTPHLHADMASEMRWPGDSVPESGIDVRSLELAPAELVTLDILRRPDVMSELAAWGTGASLGADTRTRIARSSALAVVMTDDLSLTGYARGGAAAEAVWLVAQRHGLSVQPISPVFLYAHTEDELGELSPRFTGRLAELQSAFRHLTPHRSGEAPVLILRLTTAAPASVRSRRRPLDNSGPPVF; translated from the coding sequence GTGACATTTGAGCACTTTGATGCGCGAGCAGACAGCGTTACCGAGCTGGCGGACGCCGAGAGTGCCTGTAGCGCGGTAATTCTCGACCCTGCCGAGCCGAAAGGCCGACAGGCGCTGGACGCGCTGCGCGACGATCCGAGGATCGAGTTCCTCGATCGCACCGTCGAGCAGCTGGCCACACTGGCCGGCCTGCAACCGGCTCCGACGACCGACGTGACCGACGAACCACCGCGGTGGGCGTACTACCCGTGGCGGCGGAGCGTCGTCGGCATCCTCGGACCACGTGCGTATCGCCGCGTCCGAACCGACCGAAACCGCAACCTGATCACCACTGAAGAACAGGAGAAGCTCGGCAGGTTGCGGATCGGTGTGGTCGGACTCAGCGTCGGCCACGCTGTGGCACACACACTGGTGATGCAGGGCCTGTGCGGCGAGTTGCGACTCGCGGACTTCGACGATCTGGAGCTGTCCAATCTCAACCGGGTTCCGGCAACCGTTTTCGACCTCGGCCACAACAAGGCGCTCACCACCGCCCGGCGCATCGCCGAGATCGATCCCTATGTCAGTGTCCGCGTGCTGCATTCGGGGGTGACCCGGGACACGGTTGACGAGTTCCTCGACGGGCTCGACGTCGTCGTCGAAGAATGCGATTCACTCGACGTCAAGGCGCTGATCCGCGAACGCGCCCGGGCCCGACGGCTGCCGGTGGTGATGGCCTCCAGCGACCGCGGCCTGATCGATGTCGAGCGGTTCGATCTGGACCCGGAGCGGCCCATCTTCCACGGCTTGCTCGGTGAGCTGGATGCAGCCGGCCTCGCCGGCCTGGACAGCCGGGAGAAGATCCCGCACGTCCTGCGGATCATCGACGGCGGCAACCTCTCGGCGCGCGGCGCGGCATCCCTGGTCGAGGTCGGGCAGACGCTGTCGACGTGGCCCCAGCTGGCCGGCGACGTCCTTGTCGGGGCAGCCACCGTTGCCGAAGCGGTACGCAGAATAGGCCTGGGCGAACCACTTTCGTCGGGCAGAACCCGCCTGGACACTGCGGCGGCCCTCAGCGGACTCACAGACCCGGCGGAGCGGCCGCCCGCGCCCGGCTGGGATCCTCCCGCCGATGCACCCGCTCCCCCCGGCGACGCTGTGCACGCCGTCGCTCTGGCGGCCAGCCGTGCCCCGTCCGGCGGCAATATGCAGCCGTGGCACATCGGGTGGACAGCGACCGCCGTCACCGTCCGGCTCGCGCCCGAGTACCGGTCGACGATCGATGTCGGACTGCGGGGCAGCGCGGTAGCGGTGGGTGCCGCCGCATTCAACGCACAGGTCGCCGCCGCTGCGCATCACGTACTGGGGCGGACGGAATTCTCCGAAACCGAACCTGGGTCTCCGCTGAGTGCCGTCATCGAACTCGGCGACGGCACCGACGAATCCCTGGCTTCGCTGTTCCCGATCCTCGGCGACCGCGAGACCAACCGCCGGATGGGAACACCGTCGCGCCTGCCGGCCCGGACAGTCGAGGATCTGCTCCGTGCGGCCCAGCACGAGGGCGCCGGCCTGCAGCTGCTGGCCGACGACGTCGTCCTCGACCAGGCGGGCGTCCTGCTGGCCGAGACCGACCGGATCCGCTACCTGACGCCGCACCTGCACGCAGACATGGCGTCCGAGATGCGCTGGCCCGGCGACAGTGTGCCCGAGTCGGGCATCGACGTGCGCAGTCTCGAGCTGGCACCCGCAGAGCTCGTCACGCTCGACATCCTGCGCCGGCCCGATGTCATGTCCGAGTTGGCCGCGTGGGGCACCGGGGCGTCACTGGGTGCGGACACGCGGACGCGCATCGCACGCAGCTCGGCGTTGGCAGTGGTCATGACCGACGATCTCTCGCTGACCGGCTATGCCCGCGGCGGTGCCGCAGCCGAGGCGGTGTGGCTCGTCGCCCAACGTCACGGCCTTTCCGTACAACCGATCTCACCGGTCTTCCTCTACGCCCACACCGAGGATGAACTTGGCGAGCTCTCACCGCGATTCACCGGTCGATTGGCCGAATTGCAGAGTGCGTTTCGTCACTTGACGCCACATCGGTCAGGCGAGGCGCCGGTCCTGATCCTCCGACTGACCACCGCGGCACCCGCATCTGTCCGGAGCAGGCGACGGCCTCTCGACAATTCTGGCCCACCCGTATTCTGA